The sequence CTCTCGGGCGGACAGCAGCAGCGGGTGGGGCTGGCCCGGGCTATGGCGGCCGATCCGGCCATTATGCTAATGGATGAACCGTTCGGCGCCATCGACGCTATCACCCGGCAGACGCTGCAGGACGAGCTGCTGCGGATTCAAAAAAAGCTTCACAAAACCATATTGTTTGTTACCCATGATATCGGTGAGGCTTTTAAACTGGGAGACCAGGTGATTATTATGCATAATGGGGAAATTCAGCAGTTTGACACACCCTATAACATTCTGTTACGGCCGGCCAACGAATATGTAGCCCGGCTGGTTTCCACGGAAGACACGCTGCAGCAGCTAAAGGTGGTGACGGCCAAAAGCGCCATGACGGCAGTGCAGGAGCCGCATCACCATCCCGTAGGGCGGGTACGGCAGGATGTATCGCTTTATGCCGTATTGACATGCCTGCTGGAAAGCGCTCAGCCTTACGTACTGGTAGAGGATGAGGCGGGGAACGTGATCGGCAAGATCACCTGGGATGAACTGAAAGTAAAGAATAAGCGGCAGACCTCGGTATCTGCTTGAACAGGCAGGTGATACAGCGTGTGGACCTATTTAATGAAATATTATAAGCAAATATTGCTGCTGCTGGGAGAACACATTCTGATTGTTGTGCTCAGTGTCGGCATTTCCCTGGTACTCGCCATACCAATTGCTCTGCTTGTCGCCCGCTCCAAGTGGTTGTCGACAGGCGCCCTGTCCTTTTTTGGCGTCATCTATTCCATCCCCAGCCTGGCGTTATTTTCTTTCCTGATTCCTCTCTTCGGTTTAGGGAAAACCACCGCCATTGTAGTGCTGGTCCTCTATAACCAGTACATCCTGGTCCGCAATATCCTGGCCGGCTTCCAGTCAATTGATCCGGCCATTATCGAAGCAGGCAAAGGCATGGGGCTTGACGCGCGGCGGCTGTTTTTTATGATTGAGCTGCCGCTGGCCCTGCCGATTATTTTAGGCGGCGTAAGGATTGCCACCGTTTCCACCATCGGTATCGCCACGATTGCGGCAGTCATTCATGCCGGCGGACTGGGTGTCTTGCTGTTTGATGGCTTACGGATGAATTATCTGCCTAAAATTCTTTGGGGCACGGTGCTGTCGTCGGGCTTGGCGTATCTTGGCAATCAGGGCGTGTTGGCGTTGGAACGGCGGGCTTTTAAGCGAACTCAGGGGGAGGACCGGCAAAGTACGCTGCAAAACATGAGCGTATTGGACAGGTAAATGTAAAAGAGGTGGTTAATGATGGCATTGATTCAGGCAGCACGGGGTACTCAGTTGCGCTGTAAAGGCTGGCGGCAGGAAGCGCTGCTGCGCATGCTGGAGAACGTTCTGGAAAACGGGGAAAATCAAAAAGAATTGCTGGTCTATGCGGCCCTGGCCAAAGCGGCGCGGGACTGGCCTTCTTATGAGGCCATCGTAAAGGCATTGCGGACTATGGAAGAAGATGAGACTCTTGTTATTCAGTCGGGCAAGCCGATCGGGCTGTTTAAAACCCACGCCTTTGCCCCGCTGGTATTGATGGCAAACTGCAATATGGTGGGCAAGTGGGCGACCAGCGATAATTTTTATAAATGGCAGCAGGAAGGCCTGATCATCTGGGGCGGCCTGACGGCAGCCGACTGGCAATATATCGGCTCACAGGGAGTACTGCAGGGAACGTACGAAATTTTTGCGACCATTGGCCGCCAGCATTTTAATCATGACTTGCGGGGCCGTTTTATTTTGACGGCCGGACTGGGGGGCATGGGCGGTTCGCAGCCGCTGGCCGGAGTGATGGCCAAGGCGGCCATATTGGCGGTGGAAGTCAACGAGGCCCGGATTGATAAACGGATAGCCGCTGGCTATTTGCAGCAAAAAACCGACAGCCTGGATGCTGCCCTGGCTATCATCCGGGAGGCCATAGAGCGTAAAGAACCCGTATCGGTGGGACTGTTGGGCAATGCGGCCGAAGTGTATCCCGAATTACTCCGGCGGGGCATTATTCCCGATATCGTTACTGATCAAACAGCCGCCCATGATCTGGTGTATGGCTATATTCCCCGCGGGTATAGTTTGGAAGCGGCCGAGGCTATGCGCCGGGATAACCCGGACCGGTTGAAAGCCGATGCCGGGGCGTCGATTGCGGCGGAAGTAAAAGCCATGCTGGCCTTTAAGGCTAAGGGGGCTGTGGTGTTTGACAATGGCAATAATATCCGGACGCAGGCCTGTGCCTACGGGGTGGAGGATGCTTTTTCCATCAGCATTTTTACCGAAGCCTTCTTGCGCCCGCTGTTTTGCCGGGCAATTGGACCGTTTCGCTGGATTGCCTTAACCGGCAATGCCGAGGATATCCGTATCATTGATGATTATATTTTAACCCATTTCGCCGACAACTCGATTGTAACCAACTGGATTGGATTAGCCCGCCAATATGTGCCGGTAGAAGGACTGCCGGCCAGGATCGGCTGGCTGGGACATGGCGAGCGAACCCGGTTGGCGCTGGCGGTCAATGCGATGGTGGCCGATGGCACACTAAGCGGACCCGTGGCTTTTACCCGCGACCATTTGGATGCCGGTGCCATGGCACATCCCAACATTATGACCGAGCGAATGAAAGATGGCAGTGATGCCATAGCCGACTGGCCCTTGCTCAATGCTATGCTGAATTGCAGTTCCATGGCCGATTTGGTAGCCATCCATTCCGGTGGCGGCGGCTATGCGGGCTATATGACCAGCGCCGGTGTGACGCTTGTGGCTGACGGCAGTGAGGAAGCGGCTCTTCGTCTTAAGCTGACCCTGCAGAATGATACCGGGTTGGGTGTTTTGCGGTATGCCGATGCCGGTTATGAAGAAGCTCTGGACGAGGCCGATAAGAAACAGATCCGGCGGATCAAACTGGAGCAGGCGTAAAGGAGAGAAATCACGTGACCGTAGATTTGGTAATCAAACATGTTAAGGTGTATACCGAAGGCGGACTGCTGGCGGCGGGGATTGCCGTCCAGGCTGGTAAAATTGTAGCGATTGCCAGTGACGACTGCCTGCCGGAAGGAATATCGAGTATTGACGGACAGGGGCGGTATTTGCTGCCTGGCGGTATTGATCCCCATGTTCATTTCCGTGATCCCGGCAAAACAGAGCGGGAAACCTTTCTGACCGGCACCATGGCGGCAGCGGCCGGCGGGGTAACCACGGTATGTGAGCACCCGATTTCCAGTCCGCCGCCTTACTCTGCCGAATTAATCCGTAACCGCATCAAAGTGGCGGCAGAGCAGGCCGTTGTGGATTTTGCCTTTTTTGGCGCTGCCGGGGCCGATAAGTTAGAACATATTCCTCAGGTTGCCCAGGAAGGCATTGTCGCTTTTAAAACCTTTTTCCATGAGCCGCCGGAAGGCCGGGAGGAGGAGTTTGCCGGGCTGACCATGGCGAATGATGCCGCTATTTACGCTGGTTTTCAGGCAGTGGCCAAAACGGGAAAAATTCTGGCCATCCATGCGGAAAACAACGATATCATTGCCGCCAAGATCAAGGAGCTAAGGGCTGCCGGCAAGCTAAAAGGACGGGATCATGCCCTTTCCCGGCCGCCGGTGAGTGAAATCGAGTCGGTAGCCAAGGTCTTGCTGCTGGCCCGGGAGTGCGGGACTAAGGTGCAGCTTTGTCATATTTCCACTCCTCAGGCGGCAGAGCTTGTCAAACAGGCGAAAGCCAACGGAGTAAAGGCTTATCTGGAGACTTGCCCGCATTATTTATTTTTGACCGACGACAAGCTGGAGGAACTGGGGCCCTTTGCCAAGTGCAACCCTCCCTTGCGAAGCAGGGAATTGTCTGATGCCTTATGGCGCTATATTGATGACGGAACGGTTGATATGATTGGCAGCGACCACGGGCCCTTTTTGCCTGAAGAAAAAGAGATCGGTTTTCGCGATATCTTTGCGGCACCGGCCGGTTTTCCCGGCATTGATCTGCGGCTGCCCTTGCTGCTGGATGCGGTACATAAAGGCAGGCTCAGTCTGGACAGAATGGTGGAGCTGATCAGTACGGCCCCGGCTAAGCTGTATGGCTTATATCCGCAAAAGGGGGCCATCCGGATTGGCAGTGATGCCGATCTGGTGCTTGTGGATCTGGCGGCTGATTTTATTGTCGACCGCCGGCAGTCCTATTCCAAGTCGCGTGATACCGGGCGGGTATATGACGGCTGGAAGCTGAAAGGCTGTCCGGTCATGACGCTGGTCAGGGGGCGGGTTGTTATGGAGGAAGGCCGGGTTGACGAACAGGCTGCCCGCTGGGGAAGGCTGGTGACACCACGCAATGGCTAAAGAGGCGTTGCTAAGAGGAGCAAACAAAAGAATCGCACTCATACCCATCGGGCAGTCGCCGCGCCCGGAAGTGGCTGCCGATTTTAAAAGCCTCTGGGGCTCCGCGGTAGATATTTTAGAAAGTGGCGCGCTTGACGGATTGTCGGCGGCAGAAATAAACGGACTCAGGCCCCGGTCTGGAGAAGCTGAATTGATTACCAGGCTGGCGGACGGGCAGATTGTGTATGTCTCCCATCAGCGACTAATCCCTTATGTGGAAAAGGCGATAGCCCGAACGGTACAGCAAGGGGCGGAACTGGCGATGGTGCTGTGTACCGGTGATTTTAGCCCGGTAAAAGCCGAGGTGCCTGTGCTGGAACCTAACCGGGTTTTAGCCGGTGGCGTAGCAGGGGTACTGCCAGCAGGGACTGCAGTTACCGTGCTGATTCCCACGGAAAGCCAGCGGGAAGAGGCGTGCGCGCGTTGGTCGGAGCGCGGTTTTAAGGTTGACCGGGTGCTCGTGGCCGCGCCGTTCGGCAAGGATGACACACTGATTGAGATGATTAAAAACGACCCGGTGATCCAGGCGTCGGCCGCGATCATCGGTGACTGTTTTGGCTTTGACCTGCATTGCCGGGAGCTAATCTCCCGGGTATACCCTAAACAGATTTTTATTCCCCGCCTGCTTATGGGGCATTTGCTGCTGGCGGTGCTATAGATAGTAGAAGGAGGGATTGGATGAAAGGCATCCAAATAGAACGGGTTCAGGCGATGATTGAACAATTGGCCGACTATGGCCGCAACGCTGACGGCAGTATTACCCGTCCTTCCTATGGGCCCGCTTATCTGGCTGCCCAAGAGTGGCTGGCTGAGGTCATGGGGCAGGCGGGAATGGAGGTAACCAGGGATGCGGTGGGGAACCTGACCGGAACCTACGCGGGACAGGAGGAAGCTCTGCCGGCCGTTATGACCGGCTCCCATTTGGATACTGTGCCAAACGGCGGCAGGCTGGACGGTGCGCTGGGGATTGTGGCAGCTATTGAGTGTGTCCGTTCCTGGCAGGAAGCCGGCTGGCGCCCGCTGCGGCCGGTCAAGGTCCTGGCGACGATCGAGGAGGAAGGCAGCATTTTCGGACTGGGCTGTTTTGGGGCAAGAGTGATGGCCGGTGAATTTGCCGGCAGCAACCCTGACGATTTGCAGGATAAACACGGTCGCCGGCTTAGCGAATTCTTAAGCGACCAGGGCCTGCCGCCAAGTGCTCTGGTTGATGCCGTAATCGACAGCAGCCGGTATCATAGCTTTCTGGAGCTTCATATTGAGCAAGGCGAAGAGCTTGATCTAAAGCAAAAGCCTTTTGCGTTAGTCACCGATATTGTCGGGATTGACCGGCATTGGATTACCTTGTCCGGCCAGGCCAATCATGCCGGGACTACCCGTATGGACCGGCGCCGGGACGCGCTGGTGGCTGCTGCCTGTTTGATTCAGCAGGTATATGAAGCGGCAATCGCTTCGAATGGCGGTTATGTGGCCACCATCGGTACGCTGACGGTGAGTCCCGGGGCCACCAACGTTATTCCGGGGGTAGTTGAGCTTAGAGTGGAAACCCGCGCGGCGGATAATGGCCGGCTGGAAGCGGCCCATACTCATTTGGCGGCATTGCTGGAAGCGGTAGGAAGACGCTACGGGGTCAAGGGAGTGATCAGCAAGCGCCATACCACACCGGCGATGCAGCTGCCGGAGGGTGTATTACAGGAGCTGCGGCTGGCTGTGGAGGCTGCCGGTTTTCCTCCGGCCGAGGAAATGCCAAGCTGGGCGGGACACGATGCGAAAATTTTGGCAGAGCACATTCCCAGTGGTATGATTTTTGTCCCCAGTATCAAGGGGATCAGCCATGCCCGGGAGGAAGAGACCTATTGGGAAGCGGCGGCTCAGGGAATTGAGGTATTGAACCAGGCACTCAAACGATTGGCTTGCCAACGGGAGACGCTGGGGACAGGAGGCAAGTGAGACGATGAAAACGTTGGTTCGTGGTAAATATGTGATCACCGATGCGGCGGCCCGGGAAACCGGCATCATCGAAGACGGAGCCGTGCTGGTGGAAGGGAAATACGTACGGGCGACAGGCCGGTTTGCAGAGCTGCGGCAACTGCATCCGGAGGCTGCTGTGGTGGGAGATGGGCAGCAGTTGGTGCTGCCGGGGCTGATCGATGCCCATAGTCATGGCCGGGGGCTAAGTCCCCTGCAAAAGGGCGTGCCTAACGACTTTCTGGAAAATAACCTGTTTGACTGGGCCTTTATGCCTGTGCTCGACCCGGAATTGATTACCGCTTTGTGTGCTGTGCGGCATATCCGCAACGGATCTACCCTGATTCATAATAATGCCTTTGATACTACGGGATCTGGCGCGGCTGACCAGGCGGCAACGACGATCAAAGCATATCTGGCTACCGGTATCCGTCTGGCCTATTCTCCCGGTGTCAGAAATATAGACCGGCTTGTTTTGGATACGGACGGTTTTTTAGCGACACTGTCGGCGGAGCTGCGGGCTGTGGCAGAACCTTTGGCCCGGACGGACAGTAAACTAATAGAGGAAGAATATTTTGCCCTGTTTGCCGAGCTATACCGTACCTATCAGTCGGAGGATACCCGTATTTTTCTAAGCCCCAGCTGGGCTCAGGCCTGTACGGCAGAGTTTTTGATTCGAGCGAAAGAAGAGGCAGACCGGCTGGGGAAAATTCCGATTCACATGCACTGCCTGCAAACACCGGTTCAAAAGGCTTTTTCCCTGCGAAAATACGGTAAAACGGCAATTGCCTATCTGGCGGACCTGGGACTGCTGGATGAAAACACCGTACTGGCTCATTCCATCTGGGTTACCCAAGAGGATATCCGGCTCATGGCCGAGCACAATGTGGCTGTTACCTCTCATCCCAGTTGCAATCTGGGAATGAGAAACGGGATCACGCCGGTATATGAACTGCTGCGGCAGGGTATCCGGGTAGCTGTCGGCATGGATGATAAAACCATTAATGATGATGAAGATATCATCATGGAGCTGCGCATGATGCACAAGCTTCACCGGGTTCCCGGTTACCGCCTGGATACGCCGGTTCTGGATGCGTTTACCGTGCTGGAAATGGCGACAGGCCACGCCGCTTCGGTGGTTGGTTTCGCCGGAAAAGCCGGAGCTTTGCGACCGGGGATGCTGGCCGATCTGATTGTCGTCGATCTTGACCGAATGCTCAATTCGCCGTGGATGTCGGACCAAACAGGCATTGCCGATATCTTCATTCACCGGGCGCTGGGAACTGATGTGGCCAGTGTCATAATCGGCGGCCGTCTGGTGATGGAAGACCGGAAGATCACGACGCTCGATGAAGAAGCCCTTTACCGGGAAGTGCGCAAAGCGGCGGATAAGGGGATTACGTCCGCCATGCGCCGTCAGGCGGAGACTTTGCAGCAACTGAAACCGTATTGTCAAAGCTGGTATAATACCTGGCTGGAACCCGAGCAGCACGCCTTTTATCAGGTGAACAGCCGGCGGTAAATCATGGGATAGACATTGGTTCATGTATTTGTTATGAGGGAAGGGAAGAGTATGAGCTGTCGGGCAACTAATGAAACTAATAAAATCGTACTGGACGGAAATTCGCTATCCTTTGCGCAGGTGGTTGAATTTCTGGAGGACCCGTCCATACAGGTGCAGCTAGGGGATGCCGCGCGACAGCAGGTGGATGCTTCAAGAAAACAGCTGGAAGCCTGGCTGAAGAGCGAGAACCGGGTGGTCTACGGGCTGAACACCGGTTT is a genomic window of Propionispora vibrioides containing:
- the allB gene encoding allantoinase AllB; this translates as MTVDLVIKHVKVYTEGGLLAAGIAVQAGKIVAIASDDCLPEGISSIDGQGRYLLPGGIDPHVHFRDPGKTERETFLTGTMAAAAGGVTTVCEHPISSPPPYSAELIRNRIKVAAEQAVVDFAFFGAAGADKLEHIPQVAQEGIVAFKTFFHEPPEGREEEFAGLTMANDAAIYAGFQAVAKTGKILAIHAENNDIIAAKIKELRAAGKLKGRDHALSRPPVSEIESVAKVLLLARECGTKVQLCHISTPQAAELVKQAKANGVKAYLETCPHYLFLTDDKLEELGPFAKCNPPLRSRELSDALWRYIDDGTVDMIGSDHGPFLPEEKEIGFRDIFAAPAGFPGIDLRLPLLLDAVHKGRLSLDRMVELISTAPAKLYGLYPQKGAIRIGSDADLVLVDLAADFIVDRRQSYSKSRDTGRVYDGWKLKGCPVMTLVRGRVVMEEGRVDEQAARWGRLVTPRNG
- a CDS encoding Zn-dependent hydrolase; this encodes MKGIQIERVQAMIEQLADYGRNADGSITRPSYGPAYLAAQEWLAEVMGQAGMEVTRDAVGNLTGTYAGQEEALPAVMTGSHLDTVPNGGRLDGALGIVAAIECVRSWQEAGWRPLRPVKVLATIEEEGSIFGLGCFGARVMAGEFAGSNPDDLQDKHGRRLSEFLSDQGLPPSALVDAVIDSSRYHSFLELHIEQGEELDLKQKPFALVTDIVGIDRHWITLSGQANHAGTTRMDRRRDALVAAACLIQQVYEAAIASNGGYVATIGTLTVSPGATNVIPGVVELRVETRAADNGRLEAAHTHLAALLEAVGRRYGVKGVISKRHTTPAMQLPEGVLQELRLAVEAAGFPPAEEMPSWAGHDAKILAEHIPSGMIFVPSIKGISHAREEETYWEAAAQGIEVLNQALKRLACQRETLGTGGK
- a CDS encoding ABC transporter ATP-binding protein, giving the protein MDRTAIEFQKVSKQYPHTSQYAVREVSARIPEGSFITILGTSGSGKTTFLKMINRIYEPTSGDILFFGESIKQLKVEEYRRKIGYVIQQIGLFPHMTIEENIATVPTILNWDKKRIARRVEELLELVGLVPQDYKKRYPRQLSGGQQQRVGLARAMAADPAIMLMDEPFGAIDAITRQTLQDELLRIQKKLHKTILFVTHDIGEAFKLGDQVIIMHNGEIQQFDTPYNILLRPANEYVARLVSTEDTLQQLKVVTAKSAMTAVQEPHHHPVGRVRQDVSLYAVLTCLLESAQPYVLVEDEAGNVIGKITWDELKVKNKRQTSVSA
- a CDS encoding ABC transporter permease, translated to MWTYLMKYYKQILLLLGEHILIVVLSVGISLVLAIPIALLVARSKWLSTGALSFFGVIYSIPSLALFSFLIPLFGLGKTTAIVVLVLYNQYILVRNILAGFQSIDPAIIEAGKGMGLDARRLFFMIELPLALPIILGGVRIATVSTIGIATIAAVIHAGGLGVLLFDGLRMNYLPKILWGTVLSSGLAYLGNQGVLALERRAFKRTQGEDRQSTLQNMSVLDR
- a CDS encoding AroM family protein, translating into MAKEALLRGANKRIALIPIGQSPRPEVAADFKSLWGSAVDILESGALDGLSAAEINGLRPRSGEAELITRLADGQIVYVSHQRLIPYVEKAIARTVQQGAELAMVLCTGDFSPVKAEVPVLEPNRVLAGGVAGVLPAGTAVTVLIPTESQREEACARWSERGFKVDRVLVAAPFGKDDTLIEMIKNDPVIQASAAIIGDCFGFDLHCRELISRVYPKQIFIPRLLMGHLLLAVL
- a CDS encoding urocanate hydratase, with amino-acid sequence MMALIQAARGTQLRCKGWRQEALLRMLENVLENGENQKELLVYAALAKAARDWPSYEAIVKALRTMEEDETLVIQSGKPIGLFKTHAFAPLVLMANCNMVGKWATSDNFYKWQQEGLIIWGGLTAADWQYIGSQGVLQGTYEIFATIGRQHFNHDLRGRFILTAGLGGMGGSQPLAGVMAKAAILAVEVNEARIDKRIAAGYLQQKTDSLDAALAIIREAIERKEPVSVGLLGNAAEVYPELLRRGIIPDIVTDQTAAHDLVYGYIPRGYSLEAAEAMRRDNPDRLKADAGASIAAEVKAMLAFKAKGAVVFDNGNNIRTQACAYGVEDAFSISIFTEAFLRPLFCRAIGPFRWIALTGNAEDIRIIDDYILTHFADNSIVTNWIGLARQYVPVEGLPARIGWLGHGERTRLALAVNAMVADGTLSGPVAFTRDHLDAGAMAHPNIMTERMKDGSDAIADWPLLNAMLNCSSMADLVAIHSGGGGYAGYMTSAGVTLVADGSEEAALRLKLTLQNDTGLGVLRYADAGYEEALDEADKKQIRRIKLEQA
- a CDS encoding amidohydrolase family protein, producing the protein MKTLVRGKYVITDAAARETGIIEDGAVLVEGKYVRATGRFAELRQLHPEAAVVGDGQQLVLPGLIDAHSHGRGLSPLQKGVPNDFLENNLFDWAFMPVLDPELITALCAVRHIRNGSTLIHNNAFDTTGSGAADQAATTIKAYLATGIRLAYSPGVRNIDRLVLDTDGFLATLSAELRAVAEPLARTDSKLIEEEYFALFAELYRTYQSEDTRIFLSPSWAQACTAEFLIRAKEEADRLGKIPIHMHCLQTPVQKAFSLRKYGKTAIAYLADLGLLDENTVLAHSIWVTQEDIRLMAEHNVAVTSHPSCNLGMRNGITPVYELLRQGIRVAVGMDDKTINDDEDIIMELRMMHKLHRVPGYRLDTPVLDAFTVLEMATGHAASVVGFAGKAGALRPGMLADLIVVDLDRMLNSPWMSDQTGIADIFIHRALGTDVASVIIGGRLVMEDRKITTLDEEALYREVRKAADKGITSAMRRQAETLQQLKPYCQSWYNTWLEPEQHAFYQVNSRR